Proteins from one Clostridium cellulovorans 743B genomic window:
- a CDS encoding metallophosphoesterase codes for MDAINRISEVFKKSKEVFIDDSSRLALISDCHRGDGTSSDSFYKNERLYFTAINHYYQEGYTYVEVGDGDELWENRNFYDIQKVHSNVFKFLSKFYNEKRLYFIYGNHDMIKKDEEFVNRNFYRYFDQRTKSEIPLFEDIKIHEGLVLKYKREEDKILVIHGHQADFLNDDLWVASKYMVRYLWRPLEMFGVKDPTSTAKNYEKKLAVEKKLVEWVEKEKHILITGHTHRPMFPKVGQPPYFNDGSCVHPRCITAIEIVDGYITLVKWNIKIREDGVLFVGKDILAGPCKLEDYFNSFN; via the coding sequence ATGGATGCGATAAATCGTATATCAGAAGTTTTTAAAAAATCAAAGGAAGTTTTTATCGATGATAGCTCTAGATTAGCATTAATCAGCGATTGCCATAGAGGTGATGGGACTAGTTCAGACAGCTTTTATAAAAATGAAAGATTGTATTTTACAGCTATAAATCATTATTATCAGGAGGGGTATACTTATGTAGAAGTCGGTGACGGTGATGAACTTTGGGAAAATAGAAATTTTTATGATATTCAAAAGGTTCATAGCAACGTCTTTAAGTTTTTGTCTAAATTTTATAATGAAAAGAGACTTTATTTTATTTATGGAAATCATGATATGATTAAGAAAGATGAAGAGTTTGTTAATAGAAATTTCTATAGATATTTTGATCAAAGAACAAAGAGTGAAATTCCTTTGTTTGAAGATATAAAAATTCACGAAGGATTGGTTTTAAAGTATAAAAGAGAAGAAGATAAAATTTTGGTAATCCACGGACATCAAGCAGATTTTTTAAATGATGATTTATGGGTGGCAAGTAAGTATATGGTTAGATATCTATGGAGACCACTTGAAATGTTTGGAGTTAAAGATCCAACAAGTACAGCTAAAAACTATGAAAAAAAACTTGCCGTTGAGAAAAAGCTTGTTGAATGGGTAGAAAAAGAAAAACATATACTAATTACTGGACATACCCATAGACCTATGTTTCCAAAAGTGGGGCAACCACCGTATTTTAATGATGGAAGCTGCGTTCATCCAAGATGTATAACTGCTATAGAAATAGTAGATGGTTATATTACTCTTGTAAAATGGAATATTAAAATTAGAGAAGATGGTGTATTGTTTGTTGGAAAAGATATTTTAGCAGGGCCATGCAAGTTAGAGGATTATTTTAATAGCTTCAATTGA
- a CDS encoding TetR/AcrR family transcriptional regulator C-terminal domain-containing protein: MSNSSHTKQLMAESLKKQMEKTPINKISIQNIVDGCGLTRQSFYYHFQDVYELLGWIYSNQAAKWLEEESRYENWKEGYLEVFKYIEKNKTFCLNTLHSVGREHLERFLFASASKHLIGIVEEISGDMKVPEEKKKIVVDFYTPAFIALVGKWMEGGMKTKPEEIIEAIGVLVDGTIEKALKEYSINK, encoded by the coding sequence ATGAGTAATTCATCACATACAAAACAGTTAATGGCAGAATCTCTAAAAAAACAGATGGAGAAAACCCCAATTAACAAGATTTCTATACAAAATATTGTTGATGGCTGCGGATTAACAAGACAATCCTTCTATTATCATTTTCAAGATGTCTATGAATTATTAGGGTGGATTTATAGTAATCAAGCAGCTAAATGGCTGGAAGAAGAAAGTCGTTATGAAAATTGGAAAGAAGGATACTTAGAAGTTTTCAAATATATAGAAAAGAACAAAACATTCTGTTTAAATACCTTGCATTCAGTTGGTAGAGAGCATTTAGAAAGGTTTCTTTTTGCCAGTGCCTCAAAGCACTTAATAGGAATTGTAGAAGAGATATCTGGAGATATGAAAGTTCCAGAGGAAAAGAAAAAAATAGTAGTGGATTTTTATACTCCAGCTTTCATAGCATTAGTTGGAAAGTGGATGGAGGGAGGAATGAAGACAAAACCAGAAGAAATTATCGAAGCTATTGGGGTTTTAGTGGATGGAACTATAGAGAAAGCATTAAAAGAATATTCAATAAATAAGTAA